A genomic window from Planococcus rifietoensis includes:
- a CDS encoding GNAT family N-acetyltransferase, with the protein MKKLETDRLEIIPCTAKVTQLLQTQQYDNGPEIAHHLQELRKDPSLFTWGSWLIIRKSDGQVIGDAGFKGKPDDQKQVEIGYGLLERYWNNGYATEAMNALMQWALAQEEVEKVHAETDRDNQASIRVLEKIKMKRTKEIGSSMYWEIQ; encoded by the coding sequence ATGAAGAAACTGGAAACCGACCGATTGGAAATCATTCCTTGCACCGCAAAAGTGACTCAGCTGCTTCAAACCCAGCAGTACGACAACGGCCCCGAAATTGCCCACCACTTACAAGAGTTGCGGAAAGACCCCAGCCTGTTTACATGGGGGAGCTGGTTGATTATCCGCAAATCAGATGGCCAGGTAATTGGTGATGCCGGATTTAAAGGTAAACCTGATGACCAGAAGCAAGTGGAGATCGGATATGGGTTGCTCGAACGGTACTGGAATAACGGCTATGCGACTGAAGCGATGAACGCCTTGATGCAATGGGCGCTGGCACAAGAAGAGGTAGAAAAAGTGCATGCGGAAACCGATCGCGACAATCAGGCATCCATTCGCGTGCTTGAAAAAATAAAGATGAAAAGAACAAAAGAAATAGGCTCATCGATGTATTGGGAGATTCAATAA